Proteins encoded together in one Amblyomma americanum isolate KBUSLIRL-KWMA chromosome 1, ASM5285725v1, whole genome shotgun sequence window:
- the LOC144128362 gene encoding uncharacterized protein LOC144128362 has translation MPEKEEQGQPLETTEALTSAGDLGLMPSSARTPPNLEPPRDIKMSSVPTTGASQLPMVSSQSQEESSTSNSPLPEPAPRPSSAPPRLGRATSQQTALPLVVGRSREQHQPQAGPQPQPQLQPQRQFVGWPHGNAERFYALHVPSLQDYAPQPQPQLQPQRQFVGWPHGNAESFYALHVPSLQDYAQQEMQPPYGRRRPGDNYSLSWDPHARVGNVLSEDNFYSGRPYGTQSPPRPQTTIHSARHGPELQWTPTDASFVQLLPQRESPLSRQEPPSRRERPASPQGLSSQQDRQSLLHEDLLSEHEQPLLRSYRPQQQGMPRVELDAIRLNGRPYVVRNARRSADDPRAVIIECYAALERPT, from the exons ATGCCCGAGAAAGAAGAGCAGGGCCAACCACTTGAGACAACAGAGGCATTAACTTCAGCTGGCGACCTGGGGCTGATGCCGTCCTCAGCGAGGACACCGCCGAACTTGGAGCCACCAAGGGACATCAAAATGTCGTCGGTGCCCACGACGGGGGCGTCACAGCTGCCAATGGTCTCATCGCAGAGCCAGGAAGAGTCGAGTACCTCAAACTCGCCTCTGCCG GAACCTGCGCCAAGGCCCAGCAGCGCCCCACCGCGGCTCGGCAGGGCCACGTCTCAACAGACGGCGCTTCCGTTGGTGGTTGGCCGTTCAAGAGAACAGCACCAGCCGCAGGCAGGGCCGCAGCCACAGCCGCAGCTGCAACCGCAGCGGCAGTTTGTGGGATGGCCTCATGGCAACGCGGAACGTTTCTACGCACTGCACGTACCATCGTTGCAGGACTACGCTCCGCAGCCACAGCCGCAGCTGCAACCGCAGCGGCAGTTTGTGGGATGGCCTCATGGCAACGCGGAAAGTTTCTACGCACTGCACGTACCATCGTTGCAGGACTACGCTCAGCAAGAGATGCAGCCACCATACGGACGCCGAA GGCCAGGTGACAACTACAGCCTCAGCTGGGACCCACACGCCAGGGTCGGGAATGTACTTTCCGAGGACAACTTTTATTCGGGTCGTCCCTACGGCACTCAATCTCCGCCAAGACCGCAAACCACAATTCACTCGGCGCGGCATGGGCCAGAATTGCAATGGACACCGACGGACGCCAGCTTCGTACAGCTGTTGCCTCAAAGAGAATCACCGCTGAGTCGGCAGGAACCTCCGTCACGACGCGAGAGACCGGCTTCACCACAGGGACTGTCGTCACAACAGGATCGACAGTCACTACTGCACGAGGACCTGCTGTCAGAGCATGAACAGCCACTGCTGCGCAGTTACCGCCCTCAACAACAGGGAATGCCACGGGTAGAGTTGGACGCGATTCGCCTGAATGGCAGGCCGTACGTAGTGCGGAATGCGAGGCGCTCCGCGGACGACCCTCGCGCGGTCATCATCGAGTGCTACGCAGCGCTGGAGCGGCCGACTTAA